Proteins co-encoded in one Epinephelus moara isolate mb chromosome 11, YSFRI_EMoa_1.0, whole genome shotgun sequence genomic window:
- the acbd5a gene encoding acyl-CoA-binding domain-containing protein 5A — MEVESVKVEDERRLTVLRFEAAVKVIKSLAPDGPFQPSNDMMLKFYSYYKQATVGPCNIPRPGFWDAVGKAKWDAWNSLGDMPKEEAMAAYVDEMKLILEGMPMTDEVEELLRVLGPFYELIDEKKKITQISDLSTGFGTMLNSMPSKSVAKSIVRTMEMNGTLETRPARLKSKEVKEMSEEEIQEEEEDEDEEDEEEEEEEEEEEEEVIRDVKKDKKSAASQPKKKSSARRHKVPLSNGKVANGVTHLTNGSHSRAALNSDNSQEGSVGEPVLNGHHTDPSVGVTGPSHLASDSDSEVYCDSVDQFGQEENSEHNRSLDDLEEEENHVLPPLEEPQATQELQEDVHGAPQGIRCGGEDGENGGTMSQRQRLNVDMPNSSLVRRGRGSRSPGRSSGSLMPTYSGGHGDGDRWGGSTTPGGSLNEQIVVALTRLQEDMQSVLERLHTLEALTASQARSMSLSPTYASPPVNKRSQKPSWWPFDISPTSLAFAVVWPFVVQWLIHLYMQRRRRRTN, encoded by the exons ATGGAGGTGGAGAGTGTCAAAGTGGAAGATGAGAGGCGTTTGACAGTGCTGAGATTTGAGGCTGCCGTTAAAGTCATCAAGAGTTTAGCCCCGGATG GTCCCTTTCAGCCGTCCAACGACATGATGCTCAAGTTCTACAGTTACTATAAACAAGCCACTGTGGGCCCGTGCAATATACCCCGACCTGGCTTCTGGGATGCAGTTGGCAAAGCAAAATg GGATGCTTGGAATTCTCTTGGAGATATGCCAAAAGAAGAAGCGATGGCAGCGTATGTTGATGAAATGAAGCTG ATCCTGGAGGGTATGCCCATGACGGACGAGGTGGAGGAGCTCTTACGCGTCCTCGGCCCGTTCTATGAGCTGATTGACGAGAAGAAAAAGATCACACAGATATCAGACCTGAGCACAG GATTTGGCACAATGTTGAATTCAATGCCGTCAAAGAGCGTCGCAAAGAGCATCGTCAGAACGATGGAAATGAACGGCACTCTGGAGACCCGTCCTGCCAGGCTCAAATCAAAGgaagtgaaggaaatgtcagaggaAGAAAtacaagaggaggaagaagatgaagacgaggaggatgaggaagaggaggaggaggaggaagaagaagaagaggaagtgaTAAGGGACGTCAAAAAAG ATAAGAAATCAGCAGCGTCACagccaaagaaaaaaagttcaGCCAGGAGACACAAAGTGCCGCTGTCAAACGGTAAAGTGGCCAACGGGGTCACCCATCTGACCAATGGGAGTCATTCCAGGGCCGCTCTGAACAGTGACAACTCTCAGGAGGGGTCAGTTGGCGAGCCTGTGCTCAACGGTCACCACACAG ATCCCAGTGTAGGCGTGACTGGTCCCAGCCACCTggccagtgactcagacagcgAAGTCTACTGTGATTCTGTGGACCAGTTCGGCCAGGAAgag AATTCAGAGCATAACCGCTCTTTGGACGACctggaagaagaggagaacCACGTTCTTCCACCTCTGGAGGAGCCACAGGCAACACAGGAGCTCCAGGAGGATGTTCACGGTGCACCGCAGGGCATCAGGTGTGGGGGAGAGGACGGAGAGAACGGTGGAACAatgtcacagagacagagactgaaTGTAGACATGCCGAACAGCTCTTTGGTCAGAAGAGGAAGAG GCTCCAGGTCTCCAGGCCGCAGCTCTGGATCTCTGATGCCTACGTACAGTGGCGGACATGGGGATGGGGACCGCTGGGGAGGATCAACAACACCTGGGGGGAGCCTGAATGAGCAGATAGTTGTGGCATTGACGAGGCTGCAGGAGGACATGCAGAGCGTTCTGGAGAGGCTGCACACTCTGGAGGCTCTGACTGCAAGCCAG GCAAGATCAATGTCTCTGTCTCCAACTTATGCATCACCTCCAGTGAATAAGAGGAGTCAG AAACCATCCTGGTGGCCTTTCGACATCTCTCCGACCAGTTTGGCCTTTGCTGTTGTATGGCCATTTGTGGTTCAGTGGCTTATTCACCTGTAtatgcagaggaggagaag ACGGACCAACTGA